In Alosa alosa isolate M-15738 ecotype Scorff River chromosome 19, AALO_Geno_1.1, whole genome shotgun sequence, a genomic segment contains:
- the rab3gap2 gene encoding rab3 GTPase-activating protein non-catalytic subunit — protein MSCCLTEFCRVQELKTVHEFLFHNKKTPAPEGNNKNQTENDLTWDNSDWGAWENSEANEDDPPAEDDAQPIGIPWLQDCVLSLSPCSDLLVVARETKAAFLSARWRTDEGGREEMNLAVSWSGTLSTEEGECISSVICIPLASQKRSSTGRPDWTCIVIGFTSGYVRFYTETGVLLLAQLLHEDPVLRLKCRTYEIPRHPGITDQHEELSILYPAALVTIDGFSLFQSLRACRNQVARAAAAGSDVVQPPPLAYKKWGLQDMDTIVDHSSVGIMTLNVFDQMKNASILGGFHASVKGSPPAMSQYITVGGGPYTGFYYAIEGSSQPLLSHVALAVASKLTSALFNAASGWLGWKKQSEEEPPQKQKPKVEPATALPVRFGLPDSRRHGESICLSPCNTLAGVTDDFGRVTLLDVTRGIAIRMWKGYRDAQLGWVQVSEARGERELSSPSLPRRHAQFLVIYAPRRGILEVWGTQHGPRVGAFNVGKHCRLLYGGYRLMGVNSVTSQGWQLHTQQVCLLDPTTGVLRTVTIPFHLALSDKKSERAKDLHLLKRLTMLLKSKEVDPDLLETEAQSVILDIKHPAIKKQALESLLANKNAPVSCLANVTRALLDSLKDLDPEAVDESLLQLCSSQLKLLQLYSHIQLLHTEATEEEYETSPGIEEDLARVSPILQRYAELTSRPSVSFAQESGPLPVRDFLSLMECDGEAVKIVQGPQSDSSPLGSFLLWGCVSGQSPIQKVCDTLQESNISPQNLLTLLLSVWLSREKEVLKQPDTVKNLHTLLTRLSAMKGAVEESWDGQCVCPWWQQVRTVCVQSENSGAALLAALVAHRAAKSSITSLAETKFQSDWVAVSLELEQWVVCVRQLEDALALQTLLSLPSPQGSPGGATPRCSVKTLLESGRGGVADSVAKVLFRQALAPDTLRDILQRRGQTVNPEQPTEHTPQDSADNNTLQHRTEELLLCVCQRFPDSLSPDLLFAHCCWEYVVQWNKDPEVGKNLEWSVEHLRMISSSHIQLGIALMMWTTFIVKRFSAAAFLMEKVGKAPKDRLCRRDVGMGDSAMTSFLGACVQLLQVLMEADACVEEESAPMLCVEEVWGCAEGPVSLAELALEQRGVHYPLVQHQCLLASLLHAAMTFGLKVKPLSLFDSKGKNAFFRDLTTIQLMPSPGHTGPRLVALCVQFLLRVLTGWVKALGEAQGGGGGGGSEGSLCGDMWPEMCLELATLLQVNPDIPRRHLVCELYNQGLDTRAEELMLEVEDKDVLGSQLLVLAGQRLCYSLLHNTTQTRPAMELLARLPTTLCTWLKAMDPSELRCPLVPLSQSSRLVSRVIEILPENHAQYSLALHLMEAVEVLGDEED, from the exons AGAATGACCTGACCTGGGATAACTCTGACTGGGGTGCATGGGAGAACTCTGAGGCAAATGAGGATGACCCTCCG GCTGAGGATGATGCTCAGCCCATCGGCATCCCCTGGCTGCAGGACTGTGTCCTGTCGCTCTCGCCCTGCTCAGACCTGCTGGTCGTTGCCAGAGAAACTAAAGCCGCCTTCCTCTCAG cGAGGTGGCGTACGGATGAGGgcgggagagaggagatgaaccTGGCCGTGTCCTGGAGTGGAACCCTCAGCACAGAGGAAGG AGAATGTATTAGCAGTGTGATCTGCATACCTCTGGCCAGCCAAAAGAG GAGCTCCACTGGGCGGCCTGACTGGACCTGCATCGTGATTGGCTTTACCTCTGGATATGTTCGCTTCTACACAGAG ACTGGAGTTCTCCTCCTGGCTCAGCTGCTCCATGAGGACCCAGTGCTGCGGCTCAAGTGCCGGACGTACGAGATCCCTCGCCACCCCGGTATCACCGACCAG CATGAGGAGCTTAGTATCCTGTATCCAGCGGCACTGGTCACCATTGATGGCTTCAGCCTCTTCCAGTCTCTGCGTGCGTGCAGAAACCAAGTGGccagag CCGCAGCAGCAGGCAGTGATGTGGTGCAGCCTCCTCCTCTGGCCTATAAGAAGTGGGGTCTGCAGGACATGGACACCATAGTGGACCACAGCAGCGTGG GCATCATGACACTTAATGTATTTGACCAGATGAAGAATGCCTCCATCCTGGGTGGCTTCCACGCGTCTGTGAAGGGCAGCCCCCCCGCCATGAGCCAGTACATCACTGTGGGGGGCGGGCCCTACACTGGCTTCTACTATGCCATTGAG gggagTTCTCAACCTCTCCTGTCCCACGTGGCCCTGGCCGTTGCCAGCAAACTCACATCAGCACTCTTCAACGCAGCCAG CGGCTGGCTGGGCTGGAAGAAGCAGAGTGAGGAGGAGCCCCCACAGAAGCAGAAGCCCAAGGTGGAGCCGGCCACCGCTCTGCCAGTCAG GTTTGGCCTTCCTGACTCTCGTCGCCATGGAGAGAGCATCTGCCTGTCGCCATGCAACACGTTGGCAGGGGTAACGGACGACTTTGGTCGAGTGACACTGTTGGATGTGACCCGAGGCATTGCCATCCGCATGTGGAAGG gCTACCGTGATGCTCAGCTGGGGTGGGTCCAGGTATCAGAGGCGCGGGGGGAGCGTGagctctcctccccctccctcccccgccGCCACGCCCAGTTCCTGGTCATCTACGCGCCGCGGCGAGGCATCCTGGAGGTGTGGGGCACTCAGCACGGCCCCCGCGTGGGCGCCTTCAACGTGGGAAAAcactgcag gctgctGTATGGAGGCTACAGGCTGATGGGTGTGAACAGTGTGACATCTCAGGGCTGGCAGCTTCACACCCAGCAGGTGTGCCTGCTGGACCCCACCACTGGAGTCCTGCGCACGGTCACCATTCCTTTCCACCTGGCACTCAG TGATAAGAAAAGCGAGCGTGCCAAAGACCTGCACCTCCTCAAGAGACTCACCATGCTGCTCAAGAGCAAAGAGGTGGACCCTG ATCTGTTGGAGACTGAGGCTCAAAGCGTGATCCTGGACATCAAACACCCTGCCATCAAAAAACAG GCTTTGGAGTCCTTGCTGGCCAATAAGAATGCCCCAGTCTCCTGCCTTGCTAACGTCACACGTGCTCTATTGGACAGCCTGAAGGACCTAG aTCCAGAAGCGGTAGATGAGTCTCTCCTCCAGCTCTGCTCCTCCCAGCTCAAGCTCCTGCAGCTCTActcacacatccagctccttcACACCGAGGCCACTGAGGAGGAGTAT GAGACGTCTCCGGGCATTGAGGAGGACCTGGCTCGGGTCAGCCCAATCCTGCAGCGCTATGCCGAGCTTACATCCCGCCCCTCCGTCTCATTCGCTCAGGAATCCGGCCCACTTCCTGTCCGGGACTTCTTGTCACTGATGGAATGTGACGGGGAGGCTGTAAAGATTGTCCAGGGGCCTCAGAGTGACAGCTCACCTCTGg GTAGCTTCCTGCTCTGGGGCTGTGTGTCAGGTCAGAGTCCCATACAGAAAGTGTGTGACACACTCCAGGAGAGCAACATTAGCCCACAGAATcttctg ACTCTCCTGCTGAGCGTGTGGCTgagcagagagaaggaggtgcTGAAACAGCCTGACACTGTCAAGAACCTACACACCCTGCTGACCAGGCTCAGCGcaatgaaag gggCTGTGGAAGAGTCGTGGgatggccagtgtgtgtgtccgtggtgGCAGCAGGTGCGGACGGTGTGTGTGCAGTCGGAGAACTCTGGCGCCGCCCTGCTGGCGGCCTTAGTGGCTCATCGCGCTGCCAAGAGCTCCATCACCAGCCTGGCTGAAaccaag ttccAGTCAGACTGGGTGGCGGTGTCTCTGGAGCTGGAgcagtgggtggtgtgtgtgcggcagCTGGAGGACGCACTGGCCCTGCAGACGCTGCTCAGCCTGCCCTCCCCTCAGGGCTCACCAGGGGGCGCCACACCGCGCTGCTCAGTCAAAACACTACTGGAGAGCggcagag GTGGTGTGGCGGACAGCGTGGCCAAGGTGCTCTTCAGACAGGCCCTGGCCCCCGACACACTGAGGGACATCCTGCAGAGGAGGGGCCAGACGGTCAACCCAGAGCAgcccacagaacacacaccgCAGGACAGCGCAGACAACAACACACTCCAGCACAGGACAGAAG agctgctgctgtgtgtgtgtcagcgatTTCCAGACTCCCTTTCCCCTGACTTGCTCTTCGCACACTGCTGCTGGGAGTATGTGGTGCAGTGGAACAAGGACCCagag gTGGGTAAAAACCTGGAGTGGTCAGTTGAGCACCTCAGGATGATTTCCAGTTCCCACATACAGTTGG GTATTGCATTGATGATGTGGACTACGTTCATTGTGAAACGCTTTTCTGCAGCGGCTTTCCTCATGGAAAAG GTTGGAAAAGCTCCTAAAGACAGACTCTGCAGACGA gacgtGGGCATGGGAGACAGTGCGATGACCTCATTCCTAGGCGCCTGTGTGCAGCTCCTGCAGGTTCTTATGGAG GCGGACGCGTGCGTGGAGGAGGAGTCGGCCCCGAtgctgtgtgtggaggaggtgtGGGGGTGTGCCGAGGGCCCCGTGTCCCTGGCCGAGCTGGCCCTGGAGCAGCGCGGCGTCCACTACCCGCTGGTGCAGCACCAGTGCCTGCTGGCCTCCCTGCTGCACGCTGCCATGACCTTCGGCCTCAAGGTTAAACCCCTCAGCCTCTTCGACAGCAAG GGTAAGAATGCCTTCTTCAGAGACCTGACCACCATTCAATTGATGCCCAGCCCCGGACACACTGGCCCCAGGCTGGTGG ccctgtgTGTGCAGTTCCTGTTGCGGGTGCTGACGGGGTGGGTGAAGGCCCTGGGAGAGGCTCAGGGTGGTGGAGGCGGGGGTGGTAGCGAAGGCAGTTTGTGTGGGGACATGTGGCCCGAGATGTGTTTGGAGCTGGCCACACTGCTGCAGGTCAACCCCGACATCCCCCGCAGACACCTGGTGTGTGAGCTCTACAACCAGGGCCTAGACACACGGGCCGAAgag ctGATGTTGGAGGTGGAGGATAAGGACGTGTTGGGCTCCCAGCTGTTGGTGCTGGCGGGCCAGAGGCTGTGCTACTCTCTGCTGCACAACACCACGCAGACCCGCCCTGCCATGGAGCTGCTCGCACGGCTGCCAACCACGCTGTGCACCTGGCTCAAGGCCatg GACCCCAGTGAGCTGCGTTGCCCCCTGGTCCCCCTGAGCCAGAGCAGTCGTCTGGTGAGCCGCGTGATCGAGATCTTGCCGGAAAACCACGCCCAGTACAGCCTGGCCCTGCACCTGATGGAAGCCGTGGAGGTGCTGGGGGACGAGGAGGACTGA